The Cygnus atratus isolate AKBS03 ecotype Queensland, Australia chromosome 2, CAtr_DNAZoo_HiC_assembly, whole genome shotgun sequence genome window below encodes:
- the SIRT5 gene encoding NAD-dependent protein deacylase sirtuin-5, mitochondrial isoform X2, with product MSLFQFASRRLVSQVSCGLLAKKQQLCLEMARPSSNMADFREVFAKAKHIAIITGAGVSAESGVPTFRGAGGFWRKWQAQELATPGAFARNPSRVWEFYHYRREVMLSKHPNPAHIAIAECEKRLSKQGRSVVVITQNIDELHRKAGSKHLLEIHGSLFKTRCTNCGNVTANYKSPICPALAGKGAPDPEVEDATIPVEQLPQCEEDGCNGLLRPHVVWFGETLDPDVLTEVEKELDMCDLCLVVGTSSVVYPAAMFAPQVSARGVPVAEFNTEPTPATNRFRFHFPGPCGSTLPPALARHHSEIIA from the exons ATGAGTCTCTTCCAGTTTGCCAGCAGAAGGTTGGTCTCCCAAGTGTCCTGTGGTCTTCTtgcaaagaaacagcagctttgCTTGGAAATGGCTCGGCCTAGTTCAA ATATGGCTGACTTTCGAGAAGTCTTTGCCAAAGCAAAGCATATAGCCATAATTACAGGAGCTGGCGTTAGTGCTGAGAGTGGAGTTCCTACCTTCAGAGGAGCTGGAGGTTTCTGGAGAAAGTGGCAAGCACAG GAATTGGCCACTCCGGGCGCTTTTGCACGCAACCCTTCCCGTGTGTGGGAGTTTTACCATTACCGCCGGGAAGTGATGCTGAGTAAGCACCCAAACCCCGCGCATATTGCCATTGCCGAGTGTGAAAAGCGGCTGAGCAAACAAGGAAGGAGCGTCGTGGTCATTACTCAGAACATCGACGAGCTACACAGGAAGGCAGGCTCCAAGCACCTCCTTGAAATTCATG GAAGCTTATTTAAAACTCGCTGCACCAACTGTGGAAACGTGACTGCAAATTACAAGAGCCCGATATGCCCAGCACTGGCTGGGAAAGG GGCTCCAGATCCAGAAGTAGAAGATGCTACAATTCCAGTTGAACAGCTTCCTCA GTGTGAGGAAGACGGCTGCAACGGCCTCCTTCGTCCCCACGTTGTGTGGTTTGGTGAAACGCTGGATCCTGACGTCCTCACGGAGGTTGAGAAGGAACTGGACATGTGCGACCTCTGCTTGGTG GTGGGAACCTCCTCCGTGGTGTACCCCGCTGCCATGTTCGCCCCTCAGGTGTCCGCCCGAGGAGTGCCAGTTGCAGAGTTCAACACGGAACCCACTCCCGCTACCAACAGGTTCAG GTTCCACTTCCCGGGCCCCTGCGGGAGCACGCTGCCGCCGGCGCTGGCCCGGCACCACAGCGAGATCATCGCCTGA
- the SIRT5 gene encoding NAD-dependent protein deacylase sirtuin-5, mitochondrial isoform X1: MLPEWPARVALISSQIKRSQVTPMSLFQFASRRLVSQVSCGLLAKKQQLCLEMARPSSNMADFREVFAKAKHIAIITGAGVSAESGVPTFRGAGGFWRKWQAQELATPGAFARNPSRVWEFYHYRREVMLSKHPNPAHIAIAECEKRLSKQGRSVVVITQNIDELHRKAGSKHLLEIHGSLFKTRCTNCGNVTANYKSPICPALAGKGAPDPEVEDATIPVEQLPQCEEDGCNGLLRPHVVWFGETLDPDVLTEVEKELDMCDLCLVVGTSSVVYPAAMFAPQVSARGVPVAEFNTEPTPATNRFRFHFPGPCGSTLPPALARHHSEIIA, encoded by the exons ATGCTCCCTGAGTGGCCCGCCCGTGTTGCCTTAATTTCTTCCCAGATAAAGCGCTCGCAAGTGACGCCGATGAGTCTCTTCCAGTTTGCCAGCAGAAGGTTGGTCTCCCAAGTGTCCTGTGGTCTTCTtgcaaagaaacagcagctttgCTTGGAAATGGCTCGGCCTAGTTCAA ATATGGCTGACTTTCGAGAAGTCTTTGCCAAAGCAAAGCATATAGCCATAATTACAGGAGCTGGCGTTAGTGCTGAGAGTGGAGTTCCTACCTTCAGAGGAGCTGGAGGTTTCTGGAGAAAGTGGCAAGCACAG GAATTGGCCACTCCGGGCGCTTTTGCACGCAACCCTTCCCGTGTGTGGGAGTTTTACCATTACCGCCGGGAAGTGATGCTGAGTAAGCACCCAAACCCCGCGCATATTGCCATTGCCGAGTGTGAAAAGCGGCTGAGCAAACAAGGAAGGAGCGTCGTGGTCATTACTCAGAACATCGACGAGCTACACAGGAAGGCAGGCTCCAAGCACCTCCTTGAAATTCATG GAAGCTTATTTAAAACTCGCTGCACCAACTGTGGAAACGTGACTGCAAATTACAAGAGCCCGATATGCCCAGCACTGGCTGGGAAAGG GGCTCCAGATCCAGAAGTAGAAGATGCTACAATTCCAGTTGAACAGCTTCCTCA GTGTGAGGAAGACGGCTGCAACGGCCTCCTTCGTCCCCACGTTGTGTGGTTTGGTGAAACGCTGGATCCTGACGTCCTCACGGAGGTTGAGAAGGAACTGGACATGTGCGACCTCTGCTTGGTG GTGGGAACCTCCTCCGTGGTGTACCCCGCTGCCATGTTCGCCCCTCAGGTGTCCGCCCGAGGAGTGCCAGTTGCAGAGTTCAACACGGAACCCACTCCCGCTACCAACAGGTTCAG GTTCCACTTCCCGGGCCCCTGCGGGAGCACGCTGCCGCCGGCGCTGGCCCGGCACCACAGCGAGATCATCGCCTGA